ACTTCCACAGTATGACTATCAACAATATGAAATTAGTAACTTTACGAAAGCAGGTATGATTTCACAACATAACTGTGCCTATTGGAACTATCAAGACTTCTATGGCATTGGTTGTGGTGCAAGTGGACTTGAAGGAAGCATACGTTATGATATTCCAAAGAATGTAAGAAAGTACATCGAAGAACCATCTATCAAAGATACGATCGATTTAGCGCTCCAAGAACAAATGTTTGAAGCAATCATGATGGGACTTCGCTTAAAAGAGGGAATGCATATCCAACTCTTTGAAGAAAGGTTCCACACATCCGTATTAGAAGTTTATCGTACTCAGATTAATAAGTTATGTAATGAAGGAAAACTCATCCTTGAAAAAAACCGTCTTCGTTGTAGTGAAAAAGGATTTGAAATTCTAAACAGTATTTTATTGGAGTTTATGTAGTATACAAATGAATGCTTCTAGAAACAATTGAATCAATTTATTAAAACCCATGCATTATATGATTTATCATATAATGCATGGGTTTTAATTTTGAAAAATGTAGAAATAAGATACATATACAGTGTATAATCAATAGGAAAATATTGATTTTATTACTAAAGTCAATCTATTAATCAGCCAACATTTTATTATGTATACAAAACTATAATGAGAAGTTCATACAAAGGGGAAGGGTTATGAAGAAGTTAATTACTATTTTTGCAATCATTTTTACATTTTTATTGAGTGGCTGCTCAATGTTAAAACCCAAAGTGGAGAGACTGCTTGACTGGTCTTTTCAGTATAATGAGCATACCAATGATTACAGTCTGTTTTTTGGACTTGCTGATAAAAATAATAAACTACTTGCATCAGCTGCAACAGTAAATATACGTATTGTAAATGATGAAAATGAAGTTGTTTATACAGGGACTAAAAATGTTTCTGTTAGTGATTTTGATTATTATACTAGCAAGGTGCGAGGGGAACAGTATCTTGCAAATGTTAGAATTTCAGAATCTGAAATTACAACAGGAAAATCGAGCCATGGCAAGGTTTATTTTTCAGTATATCAGTCTAATGAATTTGCATTTGATGAAGTAAACTGTGAAGTGTTATCGGGATTACCATTAAAAGATGTAAATATTCAATTCAATACTTTTCCATTAGATCTCAATTCGTATGGTTATTTTGAAGATGTTCCATCAGTTATTCAGATACAGTCTGTTGAATACAACTACTCAAAAGATTTCACGCCATCAATAAGCTTCACTGTATATGGAGAAAAACTCAGTGGTAGCGATAATATAACTTATGACAGTATAGGTTATAAATTAATTGATAGTGCTGGATATACAGTTGACACAGGAACAATCATGTTTTCATCTTTACATACAGGTGAAAAGTTTAAAGATGATTCGATATATTTCTATAATGCTATTCCAGGAGAAACATATACATTACTATTTTTCGAGAAAGACTTGTAATCAGACTTGATTTGGGTTTTAAATATTGCATACATAGGGATTGTATGCTATTATCTAATGGCTTTCTTGCTGGGGGTGACGTATCCTCAAAAGTTATGCTCGGTTTGGAAGTTCTATAGAAAGAAAGAGGAAAATGAAATGTTATCAAAGGAAACAGTAGCACAGATTGCAAAGGATTTTGGTCGTAAGGAAGGTGACACAGGTTCTGTTGAAGTACAGGTTGCTCTATTAACACACCAGATCAACACATTAACTGTACATATGCAGGCTAATAAGAAGGACTATTCTTCTAACCGTGGTCTATTAAAGATGGTTGGTCGTAGAAGAAAGATGCTCGATTACCTCAAGAAGCATGATGTTAACCGTTACCGTGAATTAGTTCAGAAGTTAGGATTAAGAAAGTAATTGTGAAAGCAGACATTGAACTGCTTTTTTTGTACTTCAGGTGTACAATTAGATAGGAAAAGGGACATAAGTCATGAGCTATATTACATTTCGAGAAGTAAGAAAAACATATCATGTTGGTGAAATCGATATTCATGCATTGGATGGTGTCAACTTTGAAGTAGAACAGGGCCAGGTTGTCGTTGTGGCTGGTGCCAGTGGTGCTGGTAAGAGTACAATTTTAAACATTCTTGGTGGAATGGATACTGTCACAAGTGGTTCTGTTATCGTAGATGGAAAACATGTTGATGCGATGAATGAAAAAGAGTTAACTGACTATCGTCGTTTTGATATTGGTTTTGTCTTCCAATTCTATAACTTAGTACAGAATCTTACTGCTTTGGAAAATGTAGAATTAGCTTCAGAAATCTGTAAAAATCCACTGGATCCAAAAAAGGTTTTGGCACAGGTGGGCTTACAAGATCGTATGAATAATTTTCCTGCACAATTGTCCGGTGGTGAACAACAGCGTGTAGCGATTGCTAGAGCAATTGCTAAGAATCCTAAGTTACTTTTATGTGATGAACCAACTGGTGCACTCGACTATGTAACAGGGAAACAAATCTTACAATTACTACAGGATACAGCACGTAATCATGGCATGACGGTCATTATCATTACACATAATCTGGCCATCTGTCCGATGGGAGATTTAGTCTGTCATGTCAAAAGTGGAAAAGTTATCTCAATTGAAAAGAATGATCATCCAAAGGATATAACGGAGATAGAGTGGTAATGGCGAAAAAGGTATTTCACAAAAATGTATTTCGCTTAATCA
This genomic window from Solobacterium moorei contains:
- the rpsO gene encoding 30S ribosomal protein S15, whose translation is MLSKETVAQIAKDFGRKEGDTGSVEVQVALLTHQINTLTVHMQANKKDYSSNRGLLKMVGRRRKMLDYLKKHDVNRYRELVQKLGLRK
- a CDS encoding ABC transporter ATP-binding protein; the protein is MSYITFREVRKTYHVGEIDIHALDGVNFEVEQGQVVVVAGASGAGKSTILNILGGMDTVTSGSVIVDGKHVDAMNEKELTDYRRFDIGFVFQFYNLVQNLTALENVELASEICKNPLDPKKVLAQVGLQDRMNNFPAQLSGGEQQRVAIARAIAKNPKLLLCDEPTGALDYVTGKQILQLLQDTARNHGMTVIIITHNLAICPMGDLVCHVKSGKVISIEKNDHPKDITEIEW